The following proteins come from a genomic window of Venturia canescens isolate UGA chromosome 4, ASM1945775v1, whole genome shotgun sequence:
- the CrebB gene encoding cyclic AMP-responsive element-binding protein 1 isoform X7: MESMVEENGSAVDSLSPGSQSGDAAPALGTSVQSVIQPNHQSVIQSATNIQPVALSKGNVILVSKQNSVIQSAQGSLQTLQVVETGSDDSFSDDESPKKRRDLLTRRASYRKILNDLSASEIAAGHLPPIESSLECDSNVDSDMSSHSLHYQTVIPAGTIQIATQGEGVPGLHTLTMSNATTAGGAIVQYAQGQDTQFFVPGHGVVVEDAARKREMRLQKNREAARECRRKKKEYIKCLENRVAVLENRNQTLIDELKSLKELYQQKTD; the protein is encoded by the exons ATGGAAAGTATGGTCGAAGAGAACGGATCGGCTGTTGACTCACTGTCGCCAGGCTCACAGAGCGGCGACGCAGCACCTGCCTTAGGAACATCG GTGCAATCCGTAATCCAGCCAAATCACCAATCTGTAATTCAGAGCGCAACAAATATTCAACCGGTCGCATTATCCAAAGGAAATGTTATTCTTGTCAGTAAGCAGAATTCAGTCATACAATCGGCACAAGGGAGTTTGCAGACTCTGCAG GTCGTTGAAACCGGAAGCGATGACAGTTTTTCAGACGACGAATCGCCGAAAAAGAGAAGAGATCTCCTGACGAGACGAGCGTCGTACAGGAAAATACTCAATGATTTAAGTGCAAGCGAAATCGCAG CGGGTCATTTGCCTCCTATAGAATCCTCATTAGAGTGCGACTCTAACGTGGACAGTGACATGTCTTCCCACTCGCTTCATTACCAAACAG TCATACCTGCGGGAACTATACAAATAGCGACCCAGGGTGAGGGTGTACCAGGGCTTCACACACTAACTATGAGCAATGCAACAACGGCGGGCGGAGCTATAGTACAGTATGCACAGGGCCAGGACACGCAATTTTTTGTCCCAG GACACGGTGTCGTAGTTGAGGACGCTGCCAGAAAACGGGAAATGAGGTTGCAGAAGAACAG GGAAGCAGCCCGCGAgtgtcgaagaaaaaaaaaggagtacATAAAATGTTTAGAGAATCGTGTGGCAGTACTTGAAAACAGAAATCAGACGCTCATCGACGAGCTCAAGTCATTGAAGGAATTGTATCAGCAGAAAACCGACTGA
- the CrebB gene encoding cyclic AMP-responsive element-binding protein 1 isoform X6 — protein MESMVEENGSAVDSLSPGSQSGDAAPALGTSVQSLNRNHQQHTHHLVASTSIVQLTLPASGTAQVQSVIQPNHQSVIQSATNIQPVALSKGNVILVSKQNSVIQSAQGSLQTLQVVETGSDDSFSDDESPKKRRDLLTRRASYRKILNDLSASEIAVIPAGTIQIATQGEGVPGLHTLTMSNATTAGGAIVQYAQGQDTQFFVPGHGVVVEDAARKREMRLQKNREAARECRRKKKEYIKCLENRVAVLENRNQTLIDELKSLKELYQQKTD, from the exons ATGGAAAGTATGGTCGAAGAGAACGGATCGGCTGTTGACTCACTGTCGCCAGGCTCACAGAGCGGCGACGCAGCACCTGCCTTAGGAACATCGGTACAGTCACTCAATAGAAATCATCAGCAGCATACTCACCATCTGGTAGCATCAACCAGCATTGTCCAACTTACTCTACCTGCGTCAGGGACCGCTCAG GTGCAATCCGTAATCCAGCCAAATCACCAATCTGTAATTCAGAGCGCAACAAATATTCAACCGGTCGCATTATCCAAAGGAAATGTTATTCTTGTCAGTAAGCAGAATTCAGTCATACAATCGGCACAAGGGAGTTTGCAGACTCTGCAG GTCGTTGAAACCGGAAGCGATGACAGTTTTTCAGACGACGAATCGCCGAAAAAGAGAAGAGATCTCCTGACGAGACGAGCGTCGTACAGGAAAATACTCAATGATTTAAGTGCAAGCGAAATCGCAG TCATACCTGCGGGAACTATACAAATAGCGACCCAGGGTGAGGGTGTACCAGGGCTTCACACACTAACTATGAGCAATGCAACAACGGCGGGCGGAGCTATAGTACAGTATGCACAGGGCCAGGACACGCAATTTTTTGTCCCAG GACACGGTGTCGTAGTTGAGGACGCTGCCAGAAAACGGGAAATGAGGTTGCAGAAGAACAG GGAAGCAGCCCGCGAgtgtcgaagaaaaaaaaaggagtacATAAAATGTTTAGAGAATCGTGTGGCAGTACTTGAAAACAGAAATCAGACGCTCATCGACGAGCTCAAGTCATTGAAGGAATTGTATCAGCAGAAAACCGACTGA
- the CrebB gene encoding cyclic AMP-responsive element-binding protein 1 isoform X1, with amino-acid sequence MESMVEENGSAVDSLSPGSQSGDAAPALGTSVQSLNRNHQQHTHHLVASTSIVQLTLPASGTAQVQSVIQPNHQSVIQSATNIQPVALSKGNVILVSKQNSVIQSAQGSLQTLQVVETGSDDSFSDDESPKKRRDLLTRRASYRKILNDLSASEIAAGHLPPIESSLECDSNVDSDMSSHSLHYQTVIPAGTIQIATQGEGVPGLHTLTMSNATTAGGAIVQYAQGQDTQFFVPAYTGHGVVVEDAARKREMRLQKNREAARECRRKKKEYIKCLENRVAVLENRNQTLIDELKSLKELYQQKTD; translated from the exons ATGGAAAGTATGGTCGAAGAGAACGGATCGGCTGTTGACTCACTGTCGCCAGGCTCACAGAGCGGCGACGCAGCACCTGCCTTAGGAACATCGGTACAGTCACTCAATAGAAATCATCAGCAGCATACTCACCATCTGGTAGCATCAACCAGCATTGTCCAACTTACTCTACCTGCGTCAGGGACCGCTCAG GTGCAATCCGTAATCCAGCCAAATCACCAATCTGTAATTCAGAGCGCAACAAATATTCAACCGGTCGCATTATCCAAAGGAAATGTTATTCTTGTCAGTAAGCAGAATTCAGTCATACAATCGGCACAAGGGAGTTTGCAGACTCTGCAG GTCGTTGAAACCGGAAGCGATGACAGTTTTTCAGACGACGAATCGCCGAAAAAGAGAAGAGATCTCCTGACGAGACGAGCGTCGTACAGGAAAATACTCAATGATTTAAGTGCAAGCGAAATCGCAG CGGGTCATTTGCCTCCTATAGAATCCTCATTAGAGTGCGACTCTAACGTGGACAGTGACATGTCTTCCCACTCGCTTCATTACCAAACAG TCATACCTGCGGGAACTATACAAATAGCGACCCAGGGTGAGGGTGTACCAGGGCTTCACACACTAACTATGAGCAATGCAACAACGGCGGGCGGAGCTATAGTACAGTATGCACAGGGCCAGGACACGCAATTTTTTGTCCCAG CTTACACAGGACACGGTGTCGTAGTTGAGGACGCTGCCAGAAAACGGGAAATGAGGTTGCAGAAGAACAG GGAAGCAGCCCGCGAgtgtcgaagaaaaaaaaaggagtacATAAAATGTTTAGAGAATCGTGTGGCAGTACTTGAAAACAGAAATCAGACGCTCATCGACGAGCTCAAGTCATTGAAGGAATTGTATCAGCAGAAAACCGACTGA
- the CrebB gene encoding cyclic AMP-responsive element-binding protein 1 isoform X11, translated as MESMVEENGSAVDSLSPGSQSGDAAPALGTSVQSVIQPNHQSVIQSATNIQPVALSKGNVILVSKQNSVIQSAQGSLQTLQVVETGSDDSFSDDESPKKRRDLLTRRASYRKILNDLSASEIAVIPAGTIQIATQGEGVPGLHTLTMSNATTAGGAIVQYAQGQDTQFFVPAYTGHGVVVEDAARKREMRLQKNREAARECRRKKKEYIKCLENRVAVLENRNQTLIDELKSLKELYQQKTD; from the exons ATGGAAAGTATGGTCGAAGAGAACGGATCGGCTGTTGACTCACTGTCGCCAGGCTCACAGAGCGGCGACGCAGCACCTGCCTTAGGAACATCG GTGCAATCCGTAATCCAGCCAAATCACCAATCTGTAATTCAGAGCGCAACAAATATTCAACCGGTCGCATTATCCAAAGGAAATGTTATTCTTGTCAGTAAGCAGAATTCAGTCATACAATCGGCACAAGGGAGTTTGCAGACTCTGCAG GTCGTTGAAACCGGAAGCGATGACAGTTTTTCAGACGACGAATCGCCGAAAAAGAGAAGAGATCTCCTGACGAGACGAGCGTCGTACAGGAAAATACTCAATGATTTAAGTGCAAGCGAAATCGCAG TCATACCTGCGGGAACTATACAAATAGCGACCCAGGGTGAGGGTGTACCAGGGCTTCACACACTAACTATGAGCAATGCAACAACGGCGGGCGGAGCTATAGTACAGTATGCACAGGGCCAGGACACGCAATTTTTTGTCCCAG CTTACACAGGACACGGTGTCGTAGTTGAGGACGCTGCCAGAAAACGGGAAATGAGGTTGCAGAAGAACAG GGAAGCAGCCCGCGAgtgtcgaagaaaaaaaaaggagtacATAAAATGTTTAGAGAATCGTGTGGCAGTACTTGAAAACAGAAATCAGACGCTCATCGACGAGCTCAAGTCATTGAAGGAATTGTATCAGCAGAAAACCGACTGA
- the CrebB gene encoding cyclic AMP response element-binding protein B isoform X10 has protein sequence MESMVEENGSAVDSLSPGSQSGDAAPALGTSVQSLNRNHQQHTHHLVASTSIVQLTLPASGTAQVQSVIQPNHQSVIQSATNIQPVALSKGNVILVSKQNSVIQSAQGSLQTLQVVETGSDDSFSDDESPKKRRDLLTRRASYRKILNDLSASEIAAGHLPPIESSLECDSNVDSDMSSHSLHYQTGHGVVVEDAARKREMRLQKNREAARECRRKKKEYIKCLENRVAVLENRNQTLIDELKSLKELYQQKTD, from the exons ATGGAAAGTATGGTCGAAGAGAACGGATCGGCTGTTGACTCACTGTCGCCAGGCTCACAGAGCGGCGACGCAGCACCTGCCTTAGGAACATCGGTACAGTCACTCAATAGAAATCATCAGCAGCATACTCACCATCTGGTAGCATCAACCAGCATTGTCCAACTTACTCTACCTGCGTCAGGGACCGCTCAG GTGCAATCCGTAATCCAGCCAAATCACCAATCTGTAATTCAGAGCGCAACAAATATTCAACCGGTCGCATTATCCAAAGGAAATGTTATTCTTGTCAGTAAGCAGAATTCAGTCATACAATCGGCACAAGGGAGTTTGCAGACTCTGCAG GTCGTTGAAACCGGAAGCGATGACAGTTTTTCAGACGACGAATCGCCGAAAAAGAGAAGAGATCTCCTGACGAGACGAGCGTCGTACAGGAAAATACTCAATGATTTAAGTGCAAGCGAAATCGCAG CGGGTCATTTGCCTCCTATAGAATCCTCATTAGAGTGCGACTCTAACGTGGACAGTGACATGTCTTCCCACTCGCTTCATTACCAAACAG GACACGGTGTCGTAGTTGAGGACGCTGCCAGAAAACGGGAAATGAGGTTGCAGAAGAACAG GGAAGCAGCCCGCGAgtgtcgaagaaaaaaaaaggagtacATAAAATGTTTAGAGAATCGTGTGGCAGTACTTGAAAACAGAAATCAGACGCTCATCGACGAGCTCAAGTCATTGAAGGAATTGTATCAGCAGAAAACCGACTGA
- the CrebB gene encoding cyclic AMP-responsive element-binding protein 1 isoform X2, with translation MESMVEENGSAVDSLSPGSQSGDAAPALGTSVQSLNRNHQQHTHHLVASTSIVQLTLPASGTAQVQSVIQPNHQSVIQSATNIQPVALSKGNVILVSKQNSVIQSAQGSLQTLQVVETGSDDSFSDDESPKKRRDLLTRRASYRKILNDLSASEIAAGHLPPIESSLECDSNVDSDMSSHSLHYQTVIPAGTIQIATQGEGVPGLHTLTMSNATTAGGAIVQYAQGQDTQFFVPGHGVVVEDAARKREMRLQKNREAARECRRKKKEYIKCLENRVAVLENRNQTLIDELKSLKELYQQKTD, from the exons ATGGAAAGTATGGTCGAAGAGAACGGATCGGCTGTTGACTCACTGTCGCCAGGCTCACAGAGCGGCGACGCAGCACCTGCCTTAGGAACATCGGTACAGTCACTCAATAGAAATCATCAGCAGCATACTCACCATCTGGTAGCATCAACCAGCATTGTCCAACTTACTCTACCTGCGTCAGGGACCGCTCAG GTGCAATCCGTAATCCAGCCAAATCACCAATCTGTAATTCAGAGCGCAACAAATATTCAACCGGTCGCATTATCCAAAGGAAATGTTATTCTTGTCAGTAAGCAGAATTCAGTCATACAATCGGCACAAGGGAGTTTGCAGACTCTGCAG GTCGTTGAAACCGGAAGCGATGACAGTTTTTCAGACGACGAATCGCCGAAAAAGAGAAGAGATCTCCTGACGAGACGAGCGTCGTACAGGAAAATACTCAATGATTTAAGTGCAAGCGAAATCGCAG CGGGTCATTTGCCTCCTATAGAATCCTCATTAGAGTGCGACTCTAACGTGGACAGTGACATGTCTTCCCACTCGCTTCATTACCAAACAG TCATACCTGCGGGAACTATACAAATAGCGACCCAGGGTGAGGGTGTACCAGGGCTTCACACACTAACTATGAGCAATGCAACAACGGCGGGCGGAGCTATAGTACAGTATGCACAGGGCCAGGACACGCAATTTTTTGTCCCAG GACACGGTGTCGTAGTTGAGGACGCTGCCAGAAAACGGGAAATGAGGTTGCAGAAGAACAG GGAAGCAGCCCGCGAgtgtcgaagaaaaaaaaaggagtacATAAAATGTTTAGAGAATCGTGTGGCAGTACTTGAAAACAGAAATCAGACGCTCATCGACGAGCTCAAGTCATTGAAGGAATTGTATCAGCAGAAAACCGACTGA
- the CrebB gene encoding cyclic AMP-responsive element-binding protein 1 isoform X3 has protein sequence MESMVEENGSAVDSLSPGSQSGDAAPALGTSVQSLNRNHQQHTHHLVQSVIQPNHQSVIQSATNIQPVALSKGNVILVSKQNSVIQSAQGSLQTLQVVETGSDDSFSDDESPKKRRDLLTRRASYRKILNDLSASEIAAGHLPPIESSLECDSNVDSDMSSHSLHYQTVIPAGTIQIATQGEGVPGLHTLTMSNATTAGGAIVQYAQGQDTQFFVPAYTGHGVVVEDAARKREMRLQKNREAARECRRKKKEYIKCLENRVAVLENRNQTLIDELKSLKELYQQKTD, from the exons ATGGAAAGTATGGTCGAAGAGAACGGATCGGCTGTTGACTCACTGTCGCCAGGCTCACAGAGCGGCGACGCAGCACCTGCCTTAGGAACATCGGTACAGTCACTCAATAGAAATCATCAGCAGCATACTCACCATCTG GTGCAATCCGTAATCCAGCCAAATCACCAATCTGTAATTCAGAGCGCAACAAATATTCAACCGGTCGCATTATCCAAAGGAAATGTTATTCTTGTCAGTAAGCAGAATTCAGTCATACAATCGGCACAAGGGAGTTTGCAGACTCTGCAG GTCGTTGAAACCGGAAGCGATGACAGTTTTTCAGACGACGAATCGCCGAAAAAGAGAAGAGATCTCCTGACGAGACGAGCGTCGTACAGGAAAATACTCAATGATTTAAGTGCAAGCGAAATCGCAG CGGGTCATTTGCCTCCTATAGAATCCTCATTAGAGTGCGACTCTAACGTGGACAGTGACATGTCTTCCCACTCGCTTCATTACCAAACAG TCATACCTGCGGGAACTATACAAATAGCGACCCAGGGTGAGGGTGTACCAGGGCTTCACACACTAACTATGAGCAATGCAACAACGGCGGGCGGAGCTATAGTACAGTATGCACAGGGCCAGGACACGCAATTTTTTGTCCCAG CTTACACAGGACACGGTGTCGTAGTTGAGGACGCTGCCAGAAAACGGGAAATGAGGTTGCAGAAGAACAG GGAAGCAGCCCGCGAgtgtcgaagaaaaaaaaaggagtacATAAAATGTTTAGAGAATCGTGTGGCAGTACTTGAAAACAGAAATCAGACGCTCATCGACGAGCTCAAGTCATTGAAGGAATTGTATCAGCAGAAAACCGACTGA
- the CrebB gene encoding cyclic AMP-responsive element-binding protein 1 isoform X4: MESMVEENGSAVDSLSPGSQSGDAAPALGTSVQSLNRNHQQHTHHLVASTSIVQLTLPASGTAQVQSVIQPNHQSVIQSATNIQPVALSKGNVILVSKQNSVIQSAQGSLQTLQVVETGSDDSFSDDESPKKRRDLLTRRASYRKILNDLSASEIAVIPAGTIQIATQGEGVPGLHTLTMSNATTAGGAIVQYAQGQDTQFFVPAYTGHGVVVEDAARKREMRLQKNREAARECRRKKKEYIKCLENRVAVLENRNQTLIDELKSLKELYQQKTD; encoded by the exons ATGGAAAGTATGGTCGAAGAGAACGGATCGGCTGTTGACTCACTGTCGCCAGGCTCACAGAGCGGCGACGCAGCACCTGCCTTAGGAACATCGGTACAGTCACTCAATAGAAATCATCAGCAGCATACTCACCATCTGGTAGCATCAACCAGCATTGTCCAACTTACTCTACCTGCGTCAGGGACCGCTCAG GTGCAATCCGTAATCCAGCCAAATCACCAATCTGTAATTCAGAGCGCAACAAATATTCAACCGGTCGCATTATCCAAAGGAAATGTTATTCTTGTCAGTAAGCAGAATTCAGTCATACAATCGGCACAAGGGAGTTTGCAGACTCTGCAG GTCGTTGAAACCGGAAGCGATGACAGTTTTTCAGACGACGAATCGCCGAAAAAGAGAAGAGATCTCCTGACGAGACGAGCGTCGTACAGGAAAATACTCAATGATTTAAGTGCAAGCGAAATCGCAG TCATACCTGCGGGAACTATACAAATAGCGACCCAGGGTGAGGGTGTACCAGGGCTTCACACACTAACTATGAGCAATGCAACAACGGCGGGCGGAGCTATAGTACAGTATGCACAGGGCCAGGACACGCAATTTTTTGTCCCAG CTTACACAGGACACGGTGTCGTAGTTGAGGACGCTGCCAGAAAACGGGAAATGAGGTTGCAGAAGAACAG GGAAGCAGCCCGCGAgtgtcgaagaaaaaaaaaggagtacATAAAATGTTTAGAGAATCGTGTGGCAGTACTTGAAAACAGAAATCAGACGCTCATCGACGAGCTCAAGTCATTGAAGGAATTGTATCAGCAGAAAACCGACTGA
- the CrebB gene encoding cyclic AMP-responsive element-binding protein 1 isoform X9, with the protein MESMVEENGSAVDSLSPGSQSGDAAPALGTSVQSLNRNHQQHTHHLVQSVIQPNHQSVIQSATNIQPVALSKGNVILVSKQNSVIQSAQGSLQTLQVVETGSDDSFSDDESPKKRRDLLTRRASYRKILNDLSASEIAVIPAGTIQIATQGEGVPGLHTLTMSNATTAGGAIVQYAQGQDTQFFVPGHGVVVEDAARKREMRLQKNREAARECRRKKKEYIKCLENRVAVLENRNQTLIDELKSLKELYQQKTD; encoded by the exons ATGGAAAGTATGGTCGAAGAGAACGGATCGGCTGTTGACTCACTGTCGCCAGGCTCACAGAGCGGCGACGCAGCACCTGCCTTAGGAACATCGGTACAGTCACTCAATAGAAATCATCAGCAGCATACTCACCATCTG GTGCAATCCGTAATCCAGCCAAATCACCAATCTGTAATTCAGAGCGCAACAAATATTCAACCGGTCGCATTATCCAAAGGAAATGTTATTCTTGTCAGTAAGCAGAATTCAGTCATACAATCGGCACAAGGGAGTTTGCAGACTCTGCAG GTCGTTGAAACCGGAAGCGATGACAGTTTTTCAGACGACGAATCGCCGAAAAAGAGAAGAGATCTCCTGACGAGACGAGCGTCGTACAGGAAAATACTCAATGATTTAAGTGCAAGCGAAATCGCAG TCATACCTGCGGGAACTATACAAATAGCGACCCAGGGTGAGGGTGTACCAGGGCTTCACACACTAACTATGAGCAATGCAACAACGGCGGGCGGAGCTATAGTACAGTATGCACAGGGCCAGGACACGCAATTTTTTGTCCCAG GACACGGTGTCGTAGTTGAGGACGCTGCCAGAAAACGGGAAATGAGGTTGCAGAAGAACAG GGAAGCAGCCCGCGAgtgtcgaagaaaaaaaaaggagtacATAAAATGTTTAGAGAATCGTGTGGCAGTACTTGAAAACAGAAATCAGACGCTCATCGACGAGCTCAAGTCATTGAAGGAATTGTATCAGCAGAAAACCGACTGA
- the CrebB gene encoding cyclic AMP-responsive element-binding protein 1 isoform X5, protein MESMVEENGSAVDSLSPGSQSGDAAPALGTSVQSVIQPNHQSVIQSATNIQPVALSKGNVILVSKQNSVIQSAQGSLQTLQVVETGSDDSFSDDESPKKRRDLLTRRASYRKILNDLSASEIAAGHLPPIESSLECDSNVDSDMSSHSLHYQTVIPAGTIQIATQGEGVPGLHTLTMSNATTAGGAIVQYAQGQDTQFFVPAYTGHGVVVEDAARKREMRLQKNREAARECRRKKKEYIKCLENRVAVLENRNQTLIDELKSLKELYQQKTD, encoded by the exons ATGGAAAGTATGGTCGAAGAGAACGGATCGGCTGTTGACTCACTGTCGCCAGGCTCACAGAGCGGCGACGCAGCACCTGCCTTAGGAACATCG GTGCAATCCGTAATCCAGCCAAATCACCAATCTGTAATTCAGAGCGCAACAAATATTCAACCGGTCGCATTATCCAAAGGAAATGTTATTCTTGTCAGTAAGCAGAATTCAGTCATACAATCGGCACAAGGGAGTTTGCAGACTCTGCAG GTCGTTGAAACCGGAAGCGATGACAGTTTTTCAGACGACGAATCGCCGAAAAAGAGAAGAGATCTCCTGACGAGACGAGCGTCGTACAGGAAAATACTCAATGATTTAAGTGCAAGCGAAATCGCAG CGGGTCATTTGCCTCCTATAGAATCCTCATTAGAGTGCGACTCTAACGTGGACAGTGACATGTCTTCCCACTCGCTTCATTACCAAACAG TCATACCTGCGGGAACTATACAAATAGCGACCCAGGGTGAGGGTGTACCAGGGCTTCACACACTAACTATGAGCAATGCAACAACGGCGGGCGGAGCTATAGTACAGTATGCACAGGGCCAGGACACGCAATTTTTTGTCCCAG CTTACACAGGACACGGTGTCGTAGTTGAGGACGCTGCCAGAAAACGGGAAATGAGGTTGCAGAAGAACAG GGAAGCAGCCCGCGAgtgtcgaagaaaaaaaaaggagtacATAAAATGTTTAGAGAATCGTGTGGCAGTACTTGAAAACAGAAATCAGACGCTCATCGACGAGCTCAAGTCATTGAAGGAATTGTATCAGCAGAAAACCGACTGA
- the CrebB gene encoding cyclic AMP response element-binding protein B isoform X8, whose translation MESMVEENGSAVDSLSPGSQSGDAAPALGTSVQSLNRNHQQHTHHLVASTSIVQLTLPASGTAQVQSVIQPNHQSVIQSATNIQPVALSKGNVILVSKQNSVIQSAQGSLQTLQVVETGSDDSFSDDESPKKRRDLLTRRASYRKILNDLSASEIAAGHLPPIESSLECDSNVDSDMSSHSLHYQTAYTGHGVVVEDAARKREMRLQKNREAARECRRKKKEYIKCLENRVAVLENRNQTLIDELKSLKELYQQKTD comes from the exons ATGGAAAGTATGGTCGAAGAGAACGGATCGGCTGTTGACTCACTGTCGCCAGGCTCACAGAGCGGCGACGCAGCACCTGCCTTAGGAACATCGGTACAGTCACTCAATAGAAATCATCAGCAGCATACTCACCATCTGGTAGCATCAACCAGCATTGTCCAACTTACTCTACCTGCGTCAGGGACCGCTCAG GTGCAATCCGTAATCCAGCCAAATCACCAATCTGTAATTCAGAGCGCAACAAATATTCAACCGGTCGCATTATCCAAAGGAAATGTTATTCTTGTCAGTAAGCAGAATTCAGTCATACAATCGGCACAAGGGAGTTTGCAGACTCTGCAG GTCGTTGAAACCGGAAGCGATGACAGTTTTTCAGACGACGAATCGCCGAAAAAGAGAAGAGATCTCCTGACGAGACGAGCGTCGTACAGGAAAATACTCAATGATTTAAGTGCAAGCGAAATCGCAG CGGGTCATTTGCCTCCTATAGAATCCTCATTAGAGTGCGACTCTAACGTGGACAGTGACATGTCTTCCCACTCGCTTCATTACCAAACAG CTTACACAGGACACGGTGTCGTAGTTGAGGACGCTGCCAGAAAACGGGAAATGAGGTTGCAGAAGAACAG GGAAGCAGCCCGCGAgtgtcgaagaaaaaaaaaggagtacATAAAATGTTTAGAGAATCGTGTGGCAGTACTTGAAAACAGAAATCAGACGCTCATCGACGAGCTCAAGTCATTGAAGGAATTGTATCAGCAGAAAACCGACTGA